A genomic segment from Ptychodera flava strain L36383 chromosome 8, AS_Pfla_20210202, whole genome shotgun sequence encodes:
- the LOC139139152 gene encoding uncharacterized protein isoform X1 → MIMSLPQGKMNHIMNHSAKVIHKQTVSVRELASLIGKMTASMAAVVPAPLQCRFLQMAKTKALINQNSYEAKVTLTSGCKEELQWWIEHLRDNNGKTLITPFGHDNRIGCLTDGLGSNMPGKENRGSMVFSREIHAHKCIGIDSSVSCYKNIHERENEYSCTPKNGQSSSCGPCDRMGGTKSPTLVNLSKEMWQYSLAHKIYLTAEYLPGVNNVIADWESRHVTDSSDWQLDPQIFKLINKQMGNLEVDLFASRINHQLEKYISWRPDPGAMATDALQISWGHMKGYAFPPFTLIARCLSKIRKEREHNRHDNPNMAHSTLVPLDHGNVNRLPHSPTNIQGTPHLTTPTSPSSPGNRLLTVSGLEGFRKSLVADGVSKETAELMSHAWRDGTASSYNSSWRKWSSWCGEQQINPFQTTLGDILNFLTTLYNEGYEYRTINTYRSTISAFHPTIDGFRVGQHPRVKMLLQAVFNSRPPQPRYKETWDVNPVLSYLKGMGVNSALSMKDLSAKLCMLMALTSAGRQSELQCLRVDSMIDSGDKVTFNLTKLTKSSKTTFSKLARGSGGPLGSLSFNPDLTVVWRLKLCLAFTRCYTI, encoded by the exons ATGATCATGTCACTCCCGCAGGGGAAAATGAACCACATTATGAATCACTCTGCCAAAGTAATTCACAAACAGACTGTATCAGTCAGAGAGTTAGCCAGTTTGATTGGCAAGATGACTGCATCAATGGCAGCAGTAGTTCCTGCTCCCCTTCAGTGCAGATTTCTCCAAATGGCAAAAACAAAAGCCCTGATAAACCAAAACTCGTACGAAGCAAAAGTGACACTGACCTCAGGTTGCAAGGAGGAATTACAGTGGTGGATCGAACATCTAAGAGACAACAATGGCAAAACACTGATCACTCCTTTCGGACATGACAATAGAATCGGATGCCTCACTGATGGGTTGGGGAGCAACATGCCAGGGAAAGAGAACAGGGGGAGCATGGTCTTCAGCAGAGAAATCCATGCACATAAATGCATTGGAATTGACAGCAGCGTTTCTTGCTATAAAAACATTCACGAAAGGGAAAACGAATATTCATGTACACCTAAAAATGGACAATCGAGCAGCTGTGGCCCATGTGATAGAATGGGGGGTACAAAGTCTCCCACACTGGTCAATTTGTCAAAGGAAATGTGGCAGTACAGCCTGGCTCACAAAATTTACTTAACGGCAGAATATCTCCCAGGGGTGAACAATGTCATAGCAGACTGGGAATCTCGTCATGTAACAGATTCCAGCGACTGGCAACTGGATCCACAGATTTTCAaattgataaacaaacaaatgggaAACCTGGAAGTGGATCTATTTGCATCCAGAATAAATCATCAGCTCGAGAAATACATATCATGGCGACCAGATCCGGGAGCAATGGCCACAGATGCGCTACAGATCAGTTGGGGGCACATGAAGGGATATGCCTTCCCACCATTCACTCTAATAGCGAGATGCCTATCCAAAATTCGGAAAGAGCGAGAGCACAATCGTCATGATAACCCCAACATGGCACACTCAACCTTGGTTCCCCTTGATCATGGAAATGTCAATAGACTTCCCCATTCTCCTACCAACATTCAAGGGACTCCTCATCTCACCACTCCAACAAGTCCATCCTCTCCTGGAAACAGGCTCCTTACAGTTAGCGGCCTGGAGGGTTTCAGGAAATCACTTGTTGCAGATGGAGTTTCAAAAGAAACTGCCGAACTTATGTCACACGCATGGCGCGACGGAACAGCAAGCTCTTATAACTCCTCCTGGAGAAAATGGAGTAGTTGGTGTGGTGAACAACAAATTAATCCATTTCAGACCACTTTGGGCGATATCTTGAATTTCCTCACAACTCTGTACAATGAAGGCTATGAGTATAGAACAATTAATACTTACAGATCAACTATATCAGCATTCCATCCAACCATTGATGGTTTCAGAGTGGGACAACACCCAAGGGTAAAAATGTTGTTACAGGCAGTGTTTAATAGTAGACCTCCACAACCAAGGTACAAGGAAACTTGGGATGTAAACCCTGTTCTTTCCTATTTGAAAGGTATGGGTGTAAATTCAGCCCTAAGTATGAAAGATTTATCAGCAAAGTTGTGTATGCTGATGGCCCTAACCAGTGCTGGCAGACAGTCTGAACTACAGTGCCTACGGGTAGATAGTATGATTGACTCTGGGGACAAGGTTACATTCAATTTAACAAAATTGACTAAATCATCGAAAACCaccttctcaaaattggcaagaggGTCAGGTGGTCCTCTAGGATCTCTTTCATTTA ACCCTGACTTAACAGTGGTATGGAGGCTGAAGTTGTGTTTGGCATTCACAAGATGCTACACCATTTAG
- the LOC139139152 gene encoding uncharacterized protein isoform X3 — MPNSKDTGVHESTDGSNAVNEPRAQDNLSRDDRDDTITISQGNESGFDIRSQKRDGKGKHSMGNESDSDSNTDGELSSSDSSTKSDKSASSSSSNSDSGSDHTDTDRDVRSRRHFDRTKKTRQDFGDRSPIETKGAYSMFDPESDDSKWNLPTDLQSYVDKHFTKYIKDKTLQKNVLKPHPVPSSKSLSAPKVDSYIDHLYQARGASIEKGIDRALSQVQQKLLNAMGPLARIWNNLHEVKSAEASPSLDLDETLTLLDQSVLLVGQANVSLNYQRRVSVLTKLTKDPKRTKSILAKHEDILQKPGTHLFGEKFEKVITKIAKSKKRARELANELGNTNRYTNPQKKRRFFQINTQPFRQGPPRGGQHFGGRINFSSNRKQGPNQPRKNRP; from the exons ATGCCTAACTCGAAGGATACTGGCGTACATGAGTCCACCGACGGCTCAAACGCAGTGAATGAACCTCGAGCTCAGGATAACCTGAGCAGAGATGACAGAGACGACACCATTACAATCAGCCAAGGTAATGAGTCGGGGTTTGACATCAGATCTCAAAAACGGGATGGCAAGGGAAAGCACTCGATGGGAAACGAGAGTGAtagtgactcaaacactgatggAGAGTTAAGCTCGTCGGATTCGTCGACGAAATCCGACAAAAGTGCATCTTCTAGCTCCTCTAACTCAGATAGTGGCTCAGACCACACTGATACTGACCGTGACGTCAGAAGCAGACGCCATTTTGACAGAACAAAGAAAACCCGCCAAGATTTCGGCGACCGATCCCCAATCGAAACGAAAGGGGCTTACAGCATGTTTGATCCAGAGTCTGATGATTCCAAATGGAATTTGCCAACAGACCTACAGTCTTATGTGGACAAACATTTCACTAAGTATATCAAGGAtaaaactttacaaaaaaatgtaCTGAAACCACACCCTGTACCATCTAGCAAATCACTCAGTGCGCCAAAAGTTGATAGTTACATAGACCATCTATATCAAGCTAGGGGCGCTAGCATTGAAAAGGGTATTGATAGGGCTCTATCTCAAGTACAGCAAAAACTACTAAATGCTATGGGCCCTTTGGCCCGCATATGGAACAACTTGCATGAGGTAAAGTCTGCAGAGGCTTCTCCTAGCCTAGACTTAGATGAAACTTTGACATTGCTAGATCAAAGTGTACTCTTGGTAGGACAAGCCAATGTCTCACTGAACTACCAGCGTCGAGTATCAGTCCTTACTAAACTCACAAAAGACCCTAAACGTACAAAGTCAATTCTGGCAAAGCATGAAGATATCCTGCAAAAACCAGGAACTCATTTATTTGGCGAGAAGTTTGAAAAAGTGATCACCAAAATTGCCAAGTCAAAAAAGAGAGCCAGAGAGCTAGCTAATGAGTTGGGAAACACAAACAGATATACCAACCCTCAAAAGAAGAGAAGGTTCTTCCAGATAAATACACAACCCTTTCGACAGGGGCCCCCAAGAGGTGGGCAACACTTCGGGGGCCGTATTAACTTCAGCTCCAATAGGAAGCAAGGCCCAAACCAACCAAGAAAGAACAG ACCCTGA
- the LOC139139152 gene encoding uncharacterized protein isoform X2 yields the protein MIMSLPQGKMNHIMNHSAKVIHKQTVSVRELASLIGKMTASMAAVVPAPLQCRFLQMAKTKALINQNSYEAKVTLTSGCKEELQWWIEHLRDNNGKTLITPFGHDNRIGCLTDGLGSNMPGKENRGSMVFSREIHAHKCIGIDSSVSCYKNIHERENEYSCTPKNGQSSSCGPCDRMGGTKSPTLVNLSKEMWQYSLAHKIYLTAEYLPGVNNVIADWESRHVTDSSDWQLDPQIFKLINKQMGNLEVDLFASRINHQLEKYISWRPDPGAMATDALQISWGHMKGYAFPPFTLIARCLSKIRKEREHNRHDNPNMAHSTLVPLDHGNVNRLPHSPTNIQGTPHLTTPTSPSSPGNRLLTVSGLEGFRKSLVADGVSKETAELMSHAWRDGTASSYNSSWRKWSSWCGEQQINPFQTTLGDILNFLTTLYNEGYEYRTINTYRSTISAFHPTIDGFRVGQHPRVKMLLQAVFNSRPPQPRYKETWDVNPVLSYLKDPDLTVVWRLKLCLAFTRCYTI from the exons ATGATCATGTCACTCCCGCAGGGGAAAATGAACCACATTATGAATCACTCTGCCAAAGTAATTCACAAACAGACTGTATCAGTCAGAGAGTTAGCCAGTTTGATTGGCAAGATGACTGCATCAATGGCAGCAGTAGTTCCTGCTCCCCTTCAGTGCAGATTTCTCCAAATGGCAAAAACAAAAGCCCTGATAAACCAAAACTCGTACGAAGCAAAAGTGACACTGACCTCAGGTTGCAAGGAGGAATTACAGTGGTGGATCGAACATCTAAGAGACAACAATGGCAAAACACTGATCACTCCTTTCGGACATGACAATAGAATCGGATGCCTCACTGATGGGTTGGGGAGCAACATGCCAGGGAAAGAGAACAGGGGGAGCATGGTCTTCAGCAGAGAAATCCATGCACATAAATGCATTGGAATTGACAGCAGCGTTTCTTGCTATAAAAACATTCACGAAAGGGAAAACGAATATTCATGTACACCTAAAAATGGACAATCGAGCAGCTGTGGCCCATGTGATAGAATGGGGGGTACAAAGTCTCCCACACTGGTCAATTTGTCAAAGGAAATGTGGCAGTACAGCCTGGCTCACAAAATTTACTTAACGGCAGAATATCTCCCAGGGGTGAACAATGTCATAGCAGACTGGGAATCTCGTCATGTAACAGATTCCAGCGACTGGCAACTGGATCCACAGATTTTCAaattgataaacaaacaaatgggaAACCTGGAAGTGGATCTATTTGCATCCAGAATAAATCATCAGCTCGAGAAATACATATCATGGCGACCAGATCCGGGAGCAATGGCCACAGATGCGCTACAGATCAGTTGGGGGCACATGAAGGGATATGCCTTCCCACCATTCACTCTAATAGCGAGATGCCTATCCAAAATTCGGAAAGAGCGAGAGCACAATCGTCATGATAACCCCAACATGGCACACTCAACCTTGGTTCCCCTTGATCATGGAAATGTCAATAGACTTCCCCATTCTCCTACCAACATTCAAGGGACTCCTCATCTCACCACTCCAACAAGTCCATCCTCTCCTGGAAACAGGCTCCTTACAGTTAGCGGCCTGGAGGGTTTCAGGAAATCACTTGTTGCAGATGGAGTTTCAAAAGAAACTGCCGAACTTATGTCACACGCATGGCGCGACGGAACAGCAAGCTCTTATAACTCCTCCTGGAGAAAATGGAGTAGTTGGTGTGGTGAACAACAAATTAATCCATTTCAGACCACTTTGGGCGATATCTTGAATTTCCTCACAACTCTGTACAATGAAGGCTATGAGTATAGAACAATTAATACTTACAGATCAACTATATCAGCATTCCATCCAACCATTGATGGTTTCAGAGTGGGACAACACCCAAGGGTAAAAATGTTGTTACAGGCAGTGTTTAATAGTAGACCTCCACAACCAAGGTACAAGGAAACTTGGGATGTAAACCCTGTTCTTTCCTATTTGAAAG ACCCTGACTTAACAGTGGTATGGAGGCTGAAGTTGTGTTTGGCATTCACAAGATGCTACACCATTTAG